The segment GTTCCGCGGGTGTCCACGTCGGCAAAGAAGGGCGCCAGCATGGGATTGTCCCCGCTGGGGAAACCCCAGGGGGTATAGCTGGACAGGCCGTAGTCGAAGGTCACGTTGCCGTTGTTGTTCACCCAGCAATAGTTGTAAGGGGTTCCGTAAAGAGTGAATGTGAAAGGCAGGGTGATTTGGCCAGTCGAGCCATCGTCGTTGGGGGCCATGGCCAGAGTGAATGTGCTGTCCCACGGGACCAAAAGGTCGCAGACGTCTTTCGCGTCGTTTTTGACAATGGAAAATGGTTGTGAAGGTTGGTTGGGTTGCACCGCAACCTCGGGAGTGTAAACTTGTTGCTGTTTCCAGGCATCATAATCCCTTGAATCGGGAGAGACCCCGGCGCTGAGAATACTGGTCCCCATCAGGGCGAGGACCGCTAACAATGTGATAACCACAAGTTTTCTCATGGCATCCTCCTGTACGCTTTATTTATGCTGAAGCCCACCATAGCCAGGCTCCGCATCCTGTCAAGCAATATTTCGCCGCGCGACAAAATACATTTATTTTATCTATGTTTCCTAGTCATAGGTTGTTCACCAATTATATTTGCCACTCGTTTGTTTGAAACATGGCGGAAGTGTTTATGTCTCAATTCTTTAAGGTGCATACTGTTACGATCCTTGGTGGCTTGTGATGCCTGCACTGGCAGGCAACCAAGATGGGTATCAAACACTCAGTTTTTGGCTAGTTTGGTCTAACTTGGTGCAACCACCCGTGACCATTGCGGCCACCATTTTGGGAAAAAACAATTGACAGGCTGATACCACCAGGATAGCTTGGCGTCAATTAAAATTTTCCAGATCTGCCGGCGGCGTCACTTGTTCGCCGGACGGGATTGAAAAGGATAGCACATGCCTCCACGCGGATGCCTGTTGATCATGTTGATTCTGAGCGTCTCGGTTCTCGCGGCAGCTCCTGTATCGCTGGCCGAAGCTGGTACCGCCGCCCAAACTTGGTGGCGCGCCCAGCAGCCTCAGCGGTCAGGCTTGCTCGTAGGCAGTTCCCATGTCGTGGAGCGTGACGGGCAGGCTCTGATCTACATACTCAACTCTCGGGACGGGGGCTTCGTGCTTCTCTCCGCCGATACCGAATGCCCTCCCATCCTGGCCTGCAGCGAAACCGGCAGTTTTACCCAGCCCGTGACCTCCCCCGCGGTGGCGCAGTGGCTGGATGCCTGCTCTGAGCAGATTTTGGCTGTGAAAGCGAAGCAAATTATCCAGCCCGCCAACCGGGAAAGCTGGGCGCAACTGATTTTATCAGAGCCCCTTCCGGGTCGCCCGAACAGGTCTGTTCCACCCTTGTTAAACACCACCTGGGACCAGAATTATCCCTATAACTCCGCTTGCCCGGAGGACGCTTCCAGCCCGGCCGGAGGCCATGCCTGGGCGGGTTGCGGAGCCGCGGCGATGGCCCAGGTGATGCGCTACTGGGCCTATCCGGAGCACGGAACTGGCTCCCGCACCTACCAGAGCGGCCTCTACGGAACCATCTCCGCCAATTTTAGCGCCGCCACGTACAATTGGGACAATATGCCGGCTGCCTGCCCTCCCGGCAATCCGGATATCCCGCACTTGCTTTTCCACAGCGCCGTGGCCTTGGGCACAACCTTTGGCCCGGACGTCTCGACCTTCATGACCTACAATTTTCCTGTCGCACTGGACCAGTACTTCGGCTATAATTCCTCCAACCTGCTCTATCGCGTATCTTATACCGATGCCACCTGGAAAGCGATGCTAACCGCGGACCTGGACCTTTTCCGGCCAGTGGTTTACATCGCCGCGCACACAGCCGTCTCGCATCTCTTCATCCTGGACGGCTATCAGGACCCGGACTTGTTCCACGTCAACTGGTGCTGGGGCGGCGATTACGACGGACACTACCTTTTGGACAACCTCGATCCCGGCGGCGTTTACTACTACAGCGGGCATGCCGCGATCTTCAATATCCATCCGGAAATTGATCTGCCGGTGCATCCCCTCGCCCTCTCCGCCACGCTGGTTTCCAACTACAGGATAGACCTCAACTGGACCGACCTGGCGGACAACGAAACCGGCTTCATCGTCCAGCGCAAAGCGGGAGAGGGGGAAAATTGGGCCCAGATCGCCATTTTGCCGTCCAACTCCACCACCTTCCAGGATCTGGACCTGGCCTCCCACACCACCTACCATTACCGGGTGAAAGCCTACAACGCCAGCGGCAGTTCCAGCCTCTCCAACGAAGTTTACGCCATCACGTCCGGCATCATCGCTCCGGTGCAGGCCACGGTCACTTTTCCCGCGGGCGGACCGGCCCTGCTGACCTGGACTCCCAGCGCCAACGCTGTCCGCTACAGGATCTATCATGCCGACCTGCCCTATCCGCCGGGAGGGCCGGACTGGGCTGTACTGGGCGAAACCAGCGGCCTGAGCTGGCCCCTGGACGCTTCCCAACTGCACGCTTTCTACTGTGTGAGCGCGTTTTCTGAACTTGAGCTGCCTCCAAACTTCGTGGAGATAACCGGCGGAA is part of the Candidatus Cloacimonadota bacterium genome and harbors:
- a CDS encoding C10 family peptidase; this translates as MLILSVSVLAAAPVSLAEAGTAAQTWWRAQQPQRSGLLVGSSHVVERDGQALIYILNSRDGGFVLLSADTECPPILACSETGSFTQPVTSPAVAQWLDACSEQILAVKAKQIIQPANRESWAQLILSEPLPGRPNRSVPPLLNTTWDQNYPYNSACPEDASSPAGGHAWAGCGAAAMAQVMRYWAYPEHGTGSRTYQSGLYGTISANFSAATYNWDNMPAACPPGNPDIPHLLFHSAVALGTTFGPDVSTFMTYNFPVALDQYFGYNSSNLLYRVSYTDATWKAMLTADLDLFRPVVYIAAHTAVSHLFILDGYQDPDLFHVNWCWGGDYDGHYLLDNLDPGGVYYYSGHAAIFNIHPEIDLPVHPLALSATLVSNYRIDLNWTDLADNETGFIVQRKAGEGENWAQIAILPSNSTTFQDLDLASHTTYHYRVKAYNASGSSSLSNEVYAITSGIIAPVQATVTFPAGGPALLTWTPSANAVRYRIYHADLPYPPGGPDWAVLGETSGLSWPLDASQLHAFYCVSAFSELELPPNFVEITGGTFSNGASEVTLSTFYLDKHEVTQDSYLYVMGENPSNFTGDPSRPVEKVSWFKAVEYCNRRSLLESLTPCYGYGSYGTNPDDWPAGWNTTAANHTQISCNWTAAGYRLPTEMEWMFAAKGGNLSQGYTYSGSNIVGEVAWYAANSDATTHAVGQKPSNEIGLYDMSGNAYEWVWDIHATSYPATPQTNPHGPVSGSYRVRRGGGYSSLAANCATTHRSYTTPTSALNSSGFRVCRVLP